In one Neobacillus sp. WH10 genomic region, the following are encoded:
- a CDS encoding VOC family protein codes for MQNKIQKITTNLWFDTQAEEAAKFYTSIFQNSKTGRVTYYGKERHEIQGISERTVMTVEFQLEGQNFVALNGGPQFNFTEAISFIVNCDTQEELDYYWDKLSEGGDENAQQCGWLKDRYGVSWQIVPTTLIKLISIPDPEKSARVMKAMLQMKKIDINTLKQAGEG; via the coding sequence ATGCAAAACAAAATTCAAAAAATCACCACAAACTTGTGGTTCGATACACAAGCGGAAGAGGCAGCGAAGTTTTACACTTCTATCTTCCAAAATTCCAAGACCGGTAGAGTCACTTACTACGGAAAAGAAAGACATGAAATCCAAGGAATTTCAGAAAGAACTGTAATGACAGTTGAATTTCAATTGGAAGGACAGAATTTTGTAGCATTAAATGGCGGTCCGCAATTCAATTTCACAGAGGCCATATCATTTATCGTCAATTGTGATACACAAGAAGAATTAGATTATTATTGGGATAAACTCTCCGAGGGCGGAGACGAAAATGCTCAGCAGTGCGGTTGGTTGAAAGATAGGTACGGTGTATCATGGCAAATTGTTCCTACTACCTTAATCAAACTTATAAGTATCCCTGATCCAGAAAAATCAGCCAGAGTCATGAAAGCGATGCTTCAAATGAAAAAAATTGACATCAATACGTTAAAACAAGCGGGTGAGGGATAA
- a CDS encoding type II asparaginase — protein sequence MRKTIKNRFFLIALSLLLLIGLTACSSPESKSETVEKAPKTETKTEKKTETKSETSKETPQKITNEELPNVSIIATGGTIAGVAASDTQTTGYKAGEVAIETLLDAVPEVKEIANITGTQLVNIDSSAMTNEVLLKLAKEVNKQLASDSVDGIVITHGTDTIEETAYFLNLVVKSEKPVVLVGAMRPSTAISADGPLNLYNAVAIAASPDSKGHGVMIALNDKIGSARDTTKLNTTAVNAFDSFEYGDIGNVQGSKPYFYNKPSRIHTSESEFDISNVTELPKVEILYGHGNDSRVLVDAAVKGGAKGIIHAGTGNGSVFPETQEGLVDAQKKDVVIVRASRVATGMVTHEATDDTNKFVTSDSLNPAKARILLMFALLQTSDPVKIQSYFDKY from the coding sequence ATGAGGAAAACAATCAAAAACAGATTTTTTCTAATTGCACTTTCATTATTGTTACTGATCGGCTTAACAGCCTGTTCATCTCCTGAATCCAAAAGTGAAACTGTCGAGAAAGCTCCGAAAACTGAAACGAAAACTGAAAAGAAAACAGAAACGAAAAGTGAAACTAGCAAGGAAACTCCGCAAAAGATTACGAATGAAGAATTACCCAATGTTTCAATTATTGCTACTGGTGGAACAATAGCAGGTGTCGCCGCATCTGATACTCAAACAACTGGTTATAAAGCAGGAGAGGTTGCAATAGAAACTTTATTAGATGCTGTTCCAGAGGTGAAAGAAATAGCTAATATAACGGGAACACAACTTGTAAATATTGATAGTTCTGCAATGACCAATGAAGTTTTATTAAAGCTGGCAAAAGAAGTAAATAAACAATTGGCAAGTGATAGCGTTGATGGAATTGTTATTACTCATGGGACAGACACGATTGAAGAAACAGCCTATTTTCTTAACCTAGTAGTCAAGAGTGAAAAACCAGTTGTTCTTGTTGGAGCGATGAGACCGTCAACAGCGATCAGTGCTGATGGTCCACTTAATCTATACAATGCTGTAGCTATTGCTGCAAGTCCTGATTCTAAAGGGCATGGTGTCATGATTGCATTAAACGACAAAATTGGTTCCGCTCGTGATACTACGAAATTGAATACAACCGCTGTCAACGCATTTGATTCATTTGAATATGGTGATATTGGGAATGTTCAAGGTAGTAAACCTTATTTCTATAACAAGCCTTCACGAATTCATACGAGCGAAAGTGAGTTTGATATTAGCAATGTAACAGAACTTCCGAAGGTAGAAATTTTATATGGGCATGGAAATGATAGTAGAGTATTAGTTGATGCTGCTGTTAAGGGAGGAGCAAAAGGGATTATACATGCAGGTACTGGAAACGGAAGCGTCTTTCCTGAAACGCAAGAAGGACTCGTTGATGCCCAGAAAAAAGACGTTGTGATTGTCCGTGCATCACGTGTAGCTACTGGAATGGTAACACATGAAGCAACTGATGATACAAATAAATTCGTAACATCTGATTCCTTAAACCCAGCAAAAGCCCGTATTTTGTTAATGTTTGCTTTGTTACAAACTTCTGATCCTGTAAAAATACAAAGCTACTTTGATAAATACTAA
- a CDS encoding alpha/beta hydrolase, translating to MPILTTVGSGLFYTAHGEGTPILFIHPPLITSANFAYQVKELSKKFKVITFDIRGHGRSPYSKEPVTYRLIADDMKHLLDNLGIEKAFLCGYSTGGSIVLEFLLTYANRALGGIIVSGMSEIRDGYNEKRISVARLLSKTGAVSLLGLAVSWGNSDTIEIFKNMFREARKGDKRNIEQYYQSSLEYNCTNQLKNIDFPILLIFGEKDKSFLSYAKQLHENLPNNELKFIDQKHQIPTKSANDLNQFIDGFIMAHK from the coding sequence GTGCCTATATTAACTACAGTCGGCAGCGGCCTATTTTATACCGCCCATGGTGAGGGAACACCAATATTGTTTATTCATCCGCCATTAATAACGAGCGCTAATTTTGCATACCAAGTTAAGGAATTATCGAAAAAATTTAAGGTAATTACGTTTGATATTAGAGGTCATGGACGAAGCCCTTACTCCAAGGAACCGGTCACCTATCGGCTCATTGCAGATGATATGAAGCATCTTTTGGATAATCTTGGAATCGAAAAAGCTTTCCTATGCGGATATTCAACGGGAGGTTCGATTGTATTGGAATTTTTACTGACTTATGCTAATCGGGCTTTAGGCGGTATTATCGTAAGTGGAATGTCAGAAATTCGGGATGGATATAACGAAAAAAGGATTTCAGTCGCAAGGCTTCTGTCCAAAACAGGTGCTGTGTCGTTGTTAGGTCTAGCGGTTTCATGGGGGAATTCCGATACAATAGAGATTTTTAAGAACATGTTTCGAGAAGCACGAAAGGGAGATAAAAGAAATATCGAACAGTATTACCAATCGAGTTTGGAATATAACTGTACAAATCAATTAAAAAATATTGATTTTCCAATATTATTGATCTTTGGAGAAAAGGATAAAAGCTTTCTTTCATATGCCAAACAGTTACATGAAAATTTACCAAATAATGAATTGAAGTTTATCGATCAAAAACATCAAATTCCGACGAAGTCGGCGAATGATTTAAATCAATTCATTGACGGGTTTATCATGGCACACAAATAA
- a CDS encoding undecaprenyl-diphosphatase, producing the protein MNYRIFKMINQLAGNYRILDNLMIFISKRARFVYLIVLIVLWFRKDFYKKMALFASVSVSVTYLLSMVIKLFFFKPRPFLKHGVYLLPPVPSKKDSSFPSKHTALAFALAASVLVYNRILGWSLWLLSILVGFSRILMGQHYPSDIIGSAILGNVSAFIVRQTEQYWKPFVTRTLLSIKRFRSSFRGL; encoded by the coding sequence ATGAACTATCGAATATTTAAGATGATTAACCAATTGGCCGGGAATTATCGTATTTTAGATAATCTTATGATATTTATTTCAAAAAGAGCTCGTTTTGTCTATCTTATTGTATTAATCGTACTATGGTTTCGCAAAGATTTTTATAAAAAAATGGCCCTTTTTGCTAGTGTTTCAGTTAGCGTAACTTATCTGCTCAGCATGGTGATTAAACTATTCTTTTTTAAGCCAAGACCGTTCTTGAAGCATGGAGTTTATTTATTGCCGCCGGTCCCATCTAAAAAAGATTCATCGTTTCCAAGTAAACATACTGCTCTTGCCTTTGCTTTGGCAGCTTCAGTGCTGGTTTATAACCGAATATTGGGCTGGAGCTTGTGGCTGTTATCTATCCTGGTAGGATTTTCACGTATTTTGATGGGACAGCATTATCCCTCTGATATCATCGGCAGCGCTATTCTTGGCAATGTTTCAGCCTTCATCGTTAGGCAAACTGAACAGTATTGGAAACCTTTTGTAACCCGCACCCTTCTTTCTATCAAACGTTTTCGTTCTTCTTTCCGGGGATTGTAA
- a CDS encoding DUF2185 domain-containing protein, with product MSWYFDNVYELNKESPYTFYVPSSEVLDKLKVGDLVKLIFVNKEEEDDGFSGERMWVEITQINGEKFVGKLDNEPYRLPLKSGDEISFGVENICDTEYEDPTSSNWDFYFDTKVTVSDDVLEKREFNFMLRDNPNGGDDSGWSILSGYEDDDFLSDSENFQFISIGVILNIDDSILGFIQEPPLCAYERNDEGEFNKIDDYDWDAYLNG from the coding sequence ATGTCCTGGTATTTTGATAATGTTTACGAGCTAAACAAAGAATCGCCATATACGTTTTATGTTCCTAGTTCAGAGGTATTGGATAAATTAAAAGTTGGTGATTTAGTAAAGTTGATCTTCGTAAATAAGGAAGAGGAAGATGATGGATTTAGTGGGGAAAGAATGTGGGTTGAAATCACCCAAATAAACGGGGAAAAATTTGTAGGGAAACTGGACAATGAACCCTATCGTTTACCCTTAAAAAGTGGTGATGAGATTTCATTCGGGGTGGAAAATATTTGCGATACAGAATATGAGGACCCAACTTCATCTAATTGGGATTTTTATTTTGACACTAAGGTAACTGTTAGCGATGATGTACTTGAAAAAAGAGAATTTAACTTTATGCTTAGGGATAATCCAAATGGAGGGGACGACTCTGGTTGGTCAATATTAAGCGGTTATGAAGACGATGACTTTCTAAGTGATTCTGAAAACTTTCAATTTATTTCTATTGGAGTAATTCTGAACATCGACGACTCCATTTTAGGATTTATCCAAGAGCCGCCTTTGTGTGCATATGAAAGAAATGATGAAGGCGAATTTAATAAAATTGATGATTATGATTGGGACGCGTATTTAAATGGATAA
- a CDS encoding transposase, which translates to MGPHKKNMKEKKKKESKGDIVIRKFPLRLTGEERRLVDTLRQKAANLWNDCLDLHWWLYDVYKIWTSASEKKKWYNATTHQLHSQTIQAIIELHEETCKRTRELRAKGEKQWRYPWKYKKFFSVKYKKAAIKCKDKKLVFSNGKQQSPLVIPQPKHMDFHTIKSAEIVWHKDQYWMHIAVEVPKQKQVQGNKEAGCDVGLIHAAVLSDGKNHFIVTGRELRSLQRYRNKRLKELQKLIGRKKPGSNNRQKLILRKRRFLEKLERRIEYLLHTISKMVTDWCVENHIKALYIGTPDGVQKNTKKKKKTRKEIRQQLSNWSFGQLIEKITYKLNLRGVKVQLVEESYTSGTCPSCGEFSKQWNRNFHCPCGAKGHRDLVGAVNILDKSIHKQFKKNRELPKIEDTKYRRVLLTPIVPHNGAKRAVA; encoded by the coding sequence ATGGGACCACACAAAAAGAACATGAAAGAAAAGAAGAAAAAAGAGTCGAAAGGCGATATTGTTATTCGGAAATTTCCGCTCCGTTTAACCGGCGAGGAGAGAAGATTAGTCGATACACTACGTCAGAAAGCAGCGAATCTATGGAATGACTGCTTAGATCTCCATTGGTGGCTATATGATGTATATAAGATTTGGACAAGTGCATCAGAAAAAAAGAAATGGTACAATGCCACCACCCATCAATTACACTCGCAAACGATTCAAGCCATCATCGAGTTACATGAAGAAACATGCAAAAGAACGAGGGAGCTGCGGGCTAAAGGTGAAAAACAGTGGCGATACCCTTGGAAATACAAAAAATTCTTTTCCGTCAAATATAAAAAAGCAGCTATTAAATGCAAGGATAAAAAGCTGGTGTTTAGCAATGGAAAACAACAATCCCCCTTAGTGATCCCTCAACCAAAGCACATGGATTTCCATACAATAAAAAGTGCAGAAATCGTTTGGCACAAAGATCAATACTGGATGCATATAGCAGTGGAAGTACCAAAACAAAAGCAAGTACAAGGTAATAAGGAAGCTGGCTGTGATGTAGGGCTCATACATGCGGCTGTTTTAAGTGATGGAAAAAATCACTTCATTGTCACAGGAAGAGAACTTCGCTCGTTACAGCGCTACAGAAACAAAAGGTTAAAAGAGCTTCAGAAGCTCATTGGCCGGAAAAAGCCAGGTTCGAACAATAGGCAAAAACTCATTTTGCGTAAACGCCGTTTTTTAGAAAAACTGGAACGGAGAATCGAGTACCTATTGCATACGATTTCGAAAATGGTCACCGATTGGTGTGTGGAAAACCACATTAAAGCACTCTATATCGGAACACCGGATGGCGTTCAAAAGAATACGAAGAAGAAAAAGAAAACAAGAAAAGAAATTCGTCAACAATTGTCCAATTGGAGTTTTGGGCAATTAATTGAAAAAATAACATACAAATTGAACCTTCGAGGCGTCAAAGTCCAACTTGTGGAAGAGTCCTATACTTCCGGTACGTGCCCTTCATGCGGAGAATTCAGTAAACAATGGAATCGAAACTTCCACTGTCCGTGTGGTGCGAAAGGACATCGGGATCTAGTGGGTGCCGTGAATATTTTGGACAAGTCTATCCATAAACAATTCAAGAAAAATCGAGAACTACCTAAAATAGAAGATACAAAGTATCGCCGAGTCCTTTTAACCCCCATTGTCCCGCACAATGGAGCTAAAAGGGCAGTGGCGTAG
- a CDS encoding oxidoreductase: protein MKKIILGITSIMITCLIIALFFYQNSTKTDPLNLDQNKTEENRSDQNEQALYAEDTIDYSLQNSELNITYDKGKSWTTVPIGKDKLFEGEYNGNKQELIQNSYILSKNRTAFLYSDGPGLTDNKIILKYSLDQGKNWQNAVVTEHYPFLRFRKVNFLNENFGYVIISGDRTMSQEMSNVFITHDGGKSWSETNSSNVTRLISDGGFVDENTGFLSYGNINPNEPDLYVTQDGGNSWIKANINIPDQYNEIFVQSEMPFKEEDHLAVYINQGPNGDYEGGKVKGKFLSNDNGETWEFSMEVKPNETEQSSN, encoded by the coding sequence GTGAAAAAGATTATTCTTGGAATAACCAGTATTATGATAACTTGCTTAATCATAGCCTTATTCTTTTACCAAAATTCAACTAAAACTGACCCACTAAATTTAGATCAAAACAAAACGGAAGAAAATCGATCTGATCAAAATGAACAAGCTCTGTATGCTGAAGACACCATTGATTATTCGCTTCAAAACAGCGAACTAAATATTACATACGATAAAGGCAAAAGCTGGACAACCGTTCCAATTGGAAAAGATAAATTGTTTGAAGGCGAATATAACGGGAATAAACAGGAGCTCATTCAAAATAGTTATATCCTTTCAAAAAATCGTACTGCATTTTTGTACTCAGATGGCCCAGGCTTGACCGACAATAAAATTATTTTGAAGTATTCACTTGACCAAGGTAAGAATTGGCAGAATGCAGTTGTCACTGAACATTATCCATTCCTCCGCTTTCGAAAAGTCAATTTTTTAAATGAGAATTTTGGCTATGTCATTATTTCCGGAGATCGTACGATGTCACAGGAAATGTCAAATGTCTTTATAACCCATGATGGCGGCAAGTCTTGGAGTGAAACGAATTCATCTAATGTGACTAGGTTAATTTCAGATGGAGGATTTGTTGATGAAAATACAGGTTTTTTATCCTATGGAAATATTAATCCAAATGAACCTGACCTTTATGTGACTCAAGATGGAGGGAATTCCTGGATAAAAGCAAATATTAACATTCCCGATCAATATAATGAAATTTTCGTACAGTCCGAAATGCCCTTTAAAGAAGAAGACCATTTAGCAGTCTATATTAATCAAGGGCCAAACGGCGATTATGAAGGAGGAAAGGTAAAAGGGAAGTTCCTTTCGAATGATAATGGTGAAACATGGGAGTTTTCTATGGAGGTAAAACCAAATGAAACAGAACAAAGTTCAAATTAG
- a CDS encoding PadR family transcriptional regulator yields the protein MYEDRHGYAIMQFIEQATNGRLILGAGSLYGALNSLEKKGWIKITDISDKRRKKFLITEQGKEIAKQECMRIKDLSMFAEKIIGGK from the coding sequence TTGTATGAAGATAGGCATGGATATGCAATTATGCAGTTTATAGAACAAGCAACAAATGGTCGGCTTATACTCGGTGCAGGCAGTTTATATGGAGCATTAAATTCTTTAGAAAAAAAGGGGTGGATAAAAATTACTGATATTTCTGATAAGAGAAGAAAGAAATTCCTCATTACTGAACAGGGAAAAGAAATTGCAAAGCAAGAATGTATGAGGATTAAAGATTTATCAATGTTTGCTGAAAAAATCATTGGAGGGAAATAA